A stretch of the Deltaproteobacteria bacterium genome encodes the following:
- a CDS encoding CCA tRNA nucleotidyltransferase: MQQQEKALHIIQRLREAGHEAYLAGGCVRDRLLGREPKDYDVATAATPRTVQALFADTVDVGSQFGSIVVLVEGEPFEVTTFRSDGPYRDGRRPEHVRQGTLEDDVRRRDFTINAMMYDPVEDRVIDLVEGREDLARRLVRAIGDPHQRFAEDRLRMVRAVRLACGMGFTIDGPTVQAIQDHAAAVTQVAWERIGAEITRTLTEGGARRGFELLDETGLLEVILPEIAAMKGCEQTPDYHPEGDVFVHTLTLLGHLDAPTETLAYGCLLHDVAKPPCRQPAGERVTFHGHPEMGAEMAAAILRRLKRSRAVTERVAWLVRYHLRYTQAPKMRLSTLKRFLAEDGVHELLELCRIDALSSNGDLGYYDFCQQTLAELGENEVKPEPLLRGRDLIRLGYAPGPAFSAMLRAVEEAQLEGELQTAEEAVDWVRERYPPGR, encoded by the coding sequence GTGCAACAACAGGAAAAGGCTCTCCACATCATCCAGCGCCTGCGCGAGGCCGGCCACGAAGCCTACCTCGCCGGCGGCTGCGTGCGCGACCGGCTGCTGGGACGGGAGCCCAAGGACTACGACGTGGCCACGGCGGCGACGCCGCGGACCGTCCAGGCCCTCTTCGCCGACACCGTTGACGTGGGATCGCAATTCGGCTCCATCGTCGTGCTGGTGGAGGGCGAGCCGTTCGAGGTCACCACCTTCCGCTCCGACGGCCCCTACCGCGACGGGCGGCGGCCGGAACACGTGCGCCAGGGCACCCTGGAGGACGACGTCCGCCGGCGCGACTTCACCATCAACGCGATGATGTACGACCCGGTGGAGGACCGCGTCATCGACCTGGTGGAAGGCCGGGAGGACCTCGCGCGCCGACTCGTCCGGGCCATCGGCGATCCGCACCAGCGCTTCGCCGAGGACCGCCTGCGCATGGTCCGGGCCGTGCGCCTGGCCTGCGGGATGGGCTTCACCATCGACGGACCGACGGTCCAGGCCATCCAGGACCACGCCGCCGCCGTCACCCAGGTGGCCTGGGAACGCATCGGCGCGGAGATCACCCGCACCCTCACCGAAGGCGGCGCCCGGCGCGGGTTCGAACTGCTGGACGAGACCGGGCTCCTTGAGGTCATCCTGCCCGAAATCGCGGCCATGAAGGGATGCGAGCAGACCCCGGACTACCATCCCGAGGGCGACGTGTTCGTGCACACACTGACGCTCCTCGGGCACCTGGACGCGCCCACCGAGACCCTGGCCTACGGCTGCCTGCTGCACGACGTGGCCAAGCCCCCGTGCCGCCAGCCCGCGGGCGAGCGCGTGACCTTCCACGGCCACCCGGAGATGGGCGCGGAGATGGCCGCGGCGATTCTACGGCGCCTCAAGCGCAGCCGCGCCGTAACCGAACGCGTGGCCTGGCTGGTGCGCTACCACCTGCGCTACACCCAGGCGCCCAAGATGCGCCTCAGCACCCTCAAGCGTTTCCTTGCCGAGGACGGCGTCCACGAGTTGCTGGAACTGTGCCGCATCGACGCGCTTTCATCCAACGGCGATCTGGGCTACTACGACTTCTGTCAGCAAACGCTCGCCGAACTGGGCGAAAACGAAGTGAAACCGGAGCCGTTGCTGCGCGGCCGCGACCTGATCCGGCTCGGCTATGCGCCCGGTCCGGCGTTCTCGGCGATGCTGCGAGCGGTCGAGGAGGCGCAGCTCGAAGGAGAGTTGCAGACGGCCGAAGAGGCTGTCGATTGGGTGCGCGAGCGCTACCCGCCCGGGAGGTAA
- a CDS encoding xanthine dehydrogenase family protein molybdopterin-binding subunit, translating to MAKAAKHQVIGKSHHRVDGVVKATGKAVYAMDLELPGMLHAKVLRSPFPHARLLRVDATKAAALPGVVTVLTRETLDGMNPYFGSAYKDQTIVALDKVRYDGDPVAAVAADDEATAAEALALIDTEYEELPAVTDVADAIAPGAPLVHEHVADADELHGHAYRVPEEFRGTNVCYAYNYSRGDVDKGFARADEVFEDVFTFPQVQHYPLEPHITIAGVEDGHVTLWSSTQDPFTLQRHIAEFFSIPINRVRVIVPHIGGAYGGKLSLKNEPLVAALAWKSGRTVKITHTSEETFRTITRHPARFRIKTGVTRDGKLVARECEVHMGTGAYADYGPRVSQKAGYRAPGPYRIPNVKVDAYTVYTNAVPAGAFRGFGTLQVTWAYESQMDMIARRLGLDPLEFRVRNLMKKGGVFTKGDSPVDCDLEAGLRRTAKALGWAKRKKEPNRGMGLACCMKDGGGTYKVASASIKLNSDGSAVLFTGTVEIGQGCRTALAQVAAEGLSLPYEAVTVAQLDTDSTPYDAATNASSSMVIMGLCVERAATELTRQLRQAAAKLFKCKADKVTLKNGQVRAGKGKRLSYEEVLNRTFGAKGGELLAKGSYQDVHSKKAVLGSPTTFWETSWGGAEVEVDPDTGVVKLLKYISTADVGTAIHPLQCEGQDEGGVMFAIGHSLMEEMQYDNGHLLNPNIIDYRLPSFKDIPGTFHTIMLEDANGPGPYGSKGLGEGGLMPVSPAIGNAIEDAVGVRVRDLPITPERMWRALRGNG from the coding sequence ATGGCGAAAGCCGCGAAACACCAGGTCATCGGCAAATCCCACCACCGCGTGGACGGCGTGGTCAAGGCCACCGGCAAGGCCGTTTACGCCATGGACCTGGAGCTGCCCGGAATGCTCCACGCCAAGGTCCTCCGCAGCCCGTTCCCGCACGCGCGCCTGCTGCGCGTCGACGCCACGAAGGCGGCGGCGCTGCCGGGCGTGGTCACGGTGCTGACGCGCGAGACCCTGGACGGCATGAACCCGTATTTCGGCTCCGCCTACAAGGACCAGACCATCGTCGCGTTGGACAAGGTGCGCTACGACGGCGACCCGGTGGCGGCGGTGGCGGCGGACGACGAGGCCACCGCGGCCGAGGCGCTGGCGCTCATCGACACCGAGTACGAGGAGCTTCCCGCGGTGACCGACGTGGCCGACGCCATCGCGCCGGGCGCGCCCCTCGTGCACGAGCACGTGGCGGACGCGGACGAGCTGCACGGCCACGCCTACCGCGTGCCCGAGGAGTTCCGCGGCACCAACGTGTGCTACGCCTACAACTATTCCCGGGGCGACGTGGACAAGGGCTTCGCCCGGGCCGACGAGGTCTTCGAGGACGTCTTCACCTTTCCCCAGGTGCAGCACTATCCGCTGGAGCCGCACATCACCATCGCCGGGGTGGAGGACGGGCACGTGACCCTGTGGTCCTCGACCCAGGATCCGTTCACCCTCCAGCGCCACATCGCCGAGTTCTTCTCCATCCCCATCAACAGGGTGCGCGTCATCGTGCCCCACATCGGCGGCGCCTACGGCGGGAAGCTGTCGTTGAAGAACGAGCCGCTGGTGGCCGCGCTGGCGTGGAAAAGCGGGCGGACGGTGAAGATCACCCACACCTCCGAGGAGACCTTCCGCACCATCACCCGGCATCCCGCCCGGTTCCGCATCAAGACCGGCGTCACCCGCGACGGCAAGCTCGTGGCGCGGGAGTGCGAGGTGCACATGGGCACCGGCGCCTACGCCGACTATGGCCCGCGGGTGTCCCAGAAGGCCGGCTACCGCGCGCCCGGTCCGTACCGCATCCCCAACGTCAAGGTGGACGCCTACACGGTCTACACCAACGCCGTGCCCGCCGGCGCGTTCCGCGGCTTCGGCACCCTGCAGGTCACCTGGGCGTACGAGTCCCAGATGGACATGATCGCGCGCCGGCTCGGCCTGGACCCCCTGGAGTTCCGCGTCCGCAACCTGATGAAGAAGGGCGGCGTCTTCACCAAGGGCGACAGCCCGGTGGACTGCGACCTGGAGGCGGGCCTGCGGCGCACCGCCAAGGCCCTGGGCTGGGCCAAGAGGAAGAAGGAGCCGAACCGCGGCATGGGCCTGGCCTGCTGCATGAAGGACGGCGGCGGCACCTACAAGGTGGCGTCGGCATCCATCAAGCTCAACTCCGACGGCAGCGCGGTGCTGTTCACCGGCACCGTGGAGATCGGCCAGGGCTGCCGCACCGCCCTTGCGCAAGTGGCCGCCGAGGGGCTGTCCCTGCCCTACGAAGCGGTCACCGTGGCCCAACTCGACACCGACTCGACCCCCTACGACGCCGCCACCAACGCCAGCAGCTCCATGGTCATCATGGGCCTGTGCGTGGAACGGGCCGCCACCGAGTTGACGCGGCAATTGCGCCAGGCCGCCGCCAAGCTGTTCAAGTGCAAGGCCGACAAGGTCACCCTCAAGAACGGTCAGGTCCGCGCCGGCAAGGGCAAGCGCCTGAGCTACGAGGAAGTGCTCAACCGCACCTTCGGCGCCAAGGGCGGCGAACTGCTGGCCAAGGGCAGCTACCAGGACGTGCACAGCAAGAAGGCCGTGCTGGGCTCGCCCACCACTTTCTGGGAAACGAGTTGGGGCGGCGCCGAGGTGGAAGTGGACCCGGACACCGGCGTGGTCAAGCTCCTCAAGTACATCTCCACCGCCGACGTGGGCACGGCCATCCACCCGCTCCAGTGCGAGGGCCAGGACGAGGGCGGCGTCATGTTCGCCATCGGTCACTCCCTCATGGAGGAGATGCAGTACGACAACGGCCACCTGCTCAACCCGAACATCATCGACTACCGGCTCCCCTCCTTCAAGGACATCCCGGGAACCTTCCACACCATCATGCTGGAAGACGCCAACGGCCCCGGCCCCTACGGCTCCAAGGGCCTCGGCGAAGGCGGCCTCATGCCCGTCTCCCCCGCCATCGGCAACGCCATCGAAGACGCCGTCGGCGTACGCGTGCGCGACCTGCCCATCACGCCGGAGAGGATGTGGCGGGCGCTGCGGGGGAACGGTTAG
- a CDS encoding ATP-binding protein has product MFKRLYVDNYKCLVNFDLEFQDLTLLLGRNGTGKTSVLDIIYALRELLSGRARIADPEIFPARTLTAWQTRELQVFEVEAKLPSDTFVYRLQIEHNAKNHLSRISNESLLDADGRPLFEFKGGQVHLYRDNNSAGPDFPADWTESALARVAPGPDNTRLTRFLEFIRNVLVCGLYPASFEHETTRHDVMLARDSHNFSAWYQHLQLEQPGQVEQFRKALEDVIDGFSGIRLQKVGRDTRAFTVDFNENGKRYELGLDQISDGQRALVALYSLIHLSAGLGYTLFLDEPENYVALSEIEPWLAELSDRCGDAIPQAVICSHHPELIDYLGLSSGISLSREPSGVTRATRIEDSSFTTDGGLRLSEIVARGWDR; this is encoded by the coding sequence ATGTTCAAACGCCTTTATGTGGATAACTACAAGTGCCTCGTAAACTTCGACTTGGAGTTCCAGGATCTGACTTTGCTCCTCGGACGTAACGGCACGGGCAAGACATCCGTATTGGATATTATCTACGCGCTCCGCGAGCTCTTGAGCGGCAGAGCCAGAATCGCCGATCCGGAAATATTTCCCGCACGCACCCTGACCGCTTGGCAAACCAGGGAGCTTCAGGTTTTTGAAGTCGAGGCGAAACTCCCTAGCGATACCTTCGTCTATAGACTACAGATCGAGCACAACGCGAAAAATCATCTATCGCGAATTTCCAACGAATCCCTTTTGGATGCTGACGGCCGGCCGTTATTCGAATTCAAAGGGGGCCAAGTGCATCTCTATCGGGACAATAATTCGGCAGGCCCCGACTTCCCCGCCGATTGGACAGAGTCCGCATTGGCCCGAGTCGCCCCGGGTCCCGACAACACCAGACTGACCCGATTTCTCGAGTTCATACGCAATGTGCTGGTTTGCGGGCTATACCCGGCCAGTTTCGAGCACGAGACCACAAGGCATGACGTCATGCTTGCCAGGGACTCGCATAACTTCAGTGCGTGGTATCAGCATCTCCAACTGGAACAACCCGGACAGGTGGAACAATTCAGAAAAGCACTGGAAGACGTTATCGATGGGTTCAGTGGAATACGCCTACAAAAGGTCGGTCGTGACACCCGCGCTTTCACGGTAGACTTCAACGAGAACGGTAAGAGATACGAGCTGGGACTGGACCAAATCTCGGACGGCCAACGCGCTTTGGTGGCGCTTTATTCCCTGATTCATCTTTCTGCCGGACTGGGCTACACCCTTTTCCTGGACGAGCCAGAGAACTATGTGGCGTTGTCGGAGATTGAACCTTGGTTGGCTGAACTTTCCGACCGTTGTGGTGACGCCATACCACAGGCGGTCATCTGTTCACATCACCCGGAACTGATTGACTACTTGGGATTGTCCTCTGGCATATCCCTCTCTCGCGAACCATCCGGTGTTACCAGGGCGACAAGGATCGAGGACTCGTCCTTTACGACTGACGGGGGCCTAAGGTTGTCGGAAATCGTGGCTCGCGGGTGGGACCGGTGA